One genomic window of Gossypium hirsutum isolate 1008001.06 chromosome D11, Gossypium_hirsutum_v2.1, whole genome shotgun sequence includes the following:
- the LOC107922982 gene encoding serine/threonine-protein kinase 19, with product MERGKKRRREEEEIEAENRDANHSLSLEQNLSFSDTNVALRMMRAQFPQFDNVAIQPFILQSQLYSSVKDRTQVDRELESLRRDKVVRIFKLNTGQDDHGIMFLEDYLKQLEHVVKRMEEKKQGDVDVFKWFKGHVIESKLEPSIEHEELYALLSLGGQVKDGHISLLINAGLLTRQLIDPNMYWFAIPNIGSILKGLSQGRKELLSLLNRRRYKEMMLAPLEKMRLRLSPLDMRFHLRDLIGSGHLKTAHTPSGIVVQVSKD from the exons ATGGAGAGAGGAAAGAAACGCAGAAGAGAAGAGGAAGAGATCGAGGCTGAAAATAGAGACGCTAATCATTCTCTTTCCCTCG AGCAAAATCTCAGCTTTAGCGATACTAATGTGGCGCTTCGTATGATGCGAGCTCAGTTTCCTCAATTTGATAAC GTCGCAATTCAACCTTTTATTTTACAGTCACAATTGTATAGCAGTGTAAAGGACAGAACTCAAGTGGATAGGGAGCTAGAG TCTCTAAGGAGGGACAAGGTAGTGCGCATATTCAAACTAAATACAGGGCAAGATGATCATGGCATAATGTTTTTAGAAGATTATCTAAAACAG TTAGAGCATGTTGTCAAAAGAatggaagaaaagaaacaagGTGATGTTGATGTTTTTAAGTGGTTCAAAGGGCATGTTATTGAGTCCAAGCTGGAACCTAGCATTGAACATGAAGAACTG TATGCACTCTTATCACTAGGGGGACAGGTGAAAGATGGACACATATCCCTCCTAATCAATGCTGGCCTTCTT ACTCGCCAATTGATTGATCCAAATATGTACTGGTTTGCAATCCCAAATATAGGTTCAATACTGAAAGGACTCTCCcag GGAAGGAAGGAACTCCTTTCTCTTTTAAATCGTAGGAGATATAAAGAGATGATGTTGGCCCCTCTTGAGAAGATGCGCCTTCGATTGTCTCCTCTTGATATGAGGTTTCACCTTCGTGACTTGATTGGATCAGGCCATCTTAAAACTGCCCATACACCATCTGGTATAGTTGTTCAGGTTTCAAAGGATTAG
- the LOC107924599 gene encoding dolichyl-diphosphooligosaccharide--protein glycosyltransferase subunit 2, with amino-acid sequence MPTNLNFEMARSLVGFTVLLLFLSICESASFFQPISDSHRSAAVELFSPDHGSFKSLEETYEALRTFDVLGIEKKPDVTATACRLVSETVGSSSSTLKDLFYALKANSIVKCKINDKAYQGIITRLNAAVDGASSLPDFYYSVGGLLLVKGSKGDVHLADADGIFRSVKAFRQSDGRWRFSSNSSESSAFAAGIALETLAGVVSLASPELDQSLISTLNSDISKLFDSIEKYDDGALYFDDKLVDGHDHQGPLATTSSVVRGLTVFAAVTDERLNIPSNKILGLANFFLGIGVPGDAKDLFNQIDSLACLESNRVSIPLILSLPSTVLSVTKEDSLQVNVNTVLGSNAPPLTVKLVGVFTSGSKAASLVESQELVFDDGTGMYNLNNLPKSIDVGSYTFVFEIVLHEPEHEKIYVTGGQKKVPIFASGLIKIENAEIAVLDSDLGSIETQKKLDLAGQNAVSLSANHLQKLRVSFKLTTPHGLAFKPHQALLKLRHESKVEHIFVVGNSGKQFEMVLNFLGLVEKFFYLSGRYDIELAVGDAVMENSLLRAIGHIELDLPEPPEKATRPPPQPVDPYSRYGPKAEITHIFRAPEKRPPKELSLAFLGLTFLPLLGFLIGLLRLGVNLKNFPSNTVPATFATLFHVSIGAVLSLYVLFWLKLDLFQTLKLLGFLGVILVLVGHRVLSHLAATSAKLKSA; translated from the exons ATGCCGACGAATTTAAATTTC GAAATGGCTAGAAGTCTAGTTGGATTTACGGTTCTCTTACTTTTTTTATCGATCTGCGAATCCGCTTCGTTTTTTCAGCCGATCTCCGATTCTCATCGATCTGCCGCTGTTGAGCTCTTCAGTCCAGACCATGGATCCTTCAAGAG TTTAGAAGAGACGTACGAAGCACTAAGAACATTTGACGTTCTTGGAATTGAAAAGAAGCCTGATGTAACCGCAACAGCTTGCCGTTTAGTTTCGGAAACTGTTGGGTCATCATCTTCAACCCTAAAGGATCTTTTCTATGCTTTAAAAGCAAATAGCATTGTGAAATGCAAGATAAATGACAAAGCTTATCAG GGCATTATTACAAGACTTAATGCTGCTGTCGATGGTGCAAGTTCATTGCCTGACTTCTACTATTCAGTAGGAGGTCTGTTGCTTGTCAAG GGCTCCAAAGGTGATGTTCATCTTGCTGATGCTGATGGAATTTTCCGCTCAGTCAAG GCTTTCCGCCAGAGTGATGGCAGGTGGCGCTTTAGTTCTAATAGTTCTGAATCTAGTGCCTTTGCTGCTG GAATAGCACTTGAAACACTTGCAGGAGTTGTTTCATTAGCATCTCCTGAACTTGACCAGTCTTTG ATCAGTACTCTAAATAGTGATATAAGCAAGCTTTTTGACAGTATTGAGAAATATG atgATGGGgctctttactttgatgataagCTTGTTGATGGACATGACCATCAAGGTCCCTTAGCAACCACCTCATCTGTTGTTAGAGGactaacagtatttgcagcagtaACTGATGAAAGACTTAAT ATTCCCAGCAACAAAATACTTGGATTGGCTAACTTCTTCCTTGGCATTGGAGTTCCTGGCGATGCCAAAGATTTATTCAACCAAATAGACTCCTTGGCTTGTTTGGAAAGCAACAG GGTTTCCATCCCACTGATCCTATCACTTCCATCTACAGTGCTTTCGGTGACTAAAGAAGACTCACTTCAG GTTAATGTTAACACTGTGCTTGGTTCAAATGCACCTCCTCTAACAGTGAAGCTTGTGGGGGTTTTTACTTCTGGTTCAAAGGCTGCATCTCTAGTTGAAAGTCAA GAACTAGTGTTTGATGATGGAACTGGAATGTATAACTTGAATAACTTGCCCAAGAGTATAGATGTTGGAAGTTACACATTTGTTTTTGAG ATTGTGCTTCATGAACCTGAGCATGAAAAGATTTACGTCACAGGAGGCCAAAAAAAGGTACCTATATTTGCCTCAGGACTTATCAAAATCGAAAATGCTGAAATTGCAGTACTTGACAGTGATCTTGGGAGCATAGAAACACAGAAAAA GCTAGATTTAGCTGGACAAAATGCTGTGTCATTATCAGCAAACCATCTACAGAAGCTGCGTGTATCTTTTAAGTTGACAACTCCTCATGGACTTGCTTTTAAGCCACATCAA GCTTTGCTCAAGTTGAGACATGAAAGCAAGGTTGAGCACATCTTTGTGGTTGGGAACTCTGGAAAACAGTTTGAGATGGTTCTA AATTTTCTTGGACTGGTTGAGAAGTTCTTCTATCTCTCAGGTAGATATGACATAGAGCTTGCAGTTGGAGATGCTGTTATG GAAAACTCTTTATTACGAGCTATTGGGCATATTGAGTTAGATCTGCCAGAACCTCCAGAGAAGGCAACCCGCCCTCCTCCTCAGCCTGTTGATCCTTACTCAAGATATGGGCCCAAAGCAGAAATAACTCACATCTTCAGGGCTCCTGAAAAGCGTCCCCCTAAGGAGCTTTCTCTTGCTTTCCTGGGTCTTACCTTCTTGCCATTACTTGGATTCTTGATTGGG CTATTACGATTGGGGGTAAATTTGAAGAACTTTCCTTCCAATACCGTACCGGCCACGTTTGCCACACTCTTCCACGTCAGTATTGGAGCAGTTCTGTCTCTCTATGTGCTCTTCTGGTTGAAG TTGGATCTATTCCAAACACTGAAACTACTTGGTTTCTTGGGAGTTATCCTTGTGTTGGTTGGCCATAGAGTCCTTTCCCATTTGGCTGCTACATCTGCCAAGCTTAAATCTGCCTGA